From the Cydia amplana chromosome 8, ilCydAmpl1.1, whole genome shotgun sequence genome, the window ctaccagtcaaccatagggccaaacagaaacaCTAAAAGATGGTGCAAGGAGAAACGAACAATCCAGTACCTATCTAAAGACAATTGGTGTTGTTTTAGctataatttgtaaacaaaattgttatttattagaataatttagatttaggctagcttgtaagatttgcaTACTGTGCATGGATGGCTAAGAGGACGGACTTtgttttgcaaataaattattatgaattatgaattatcgaCCACTCTTTTATTGCTCAAATCATATAGCAAATTCTGCTTAATCTCATTATAATTTAACAGCTTTTTATTTTCGGCGTCAGCGTTCTCCCGAGTCAAAATACCGCAGCATCCCACGCAATTCAAGCAGGTAGCATAAGGTTTGATGTTTAGATCAAATGGCCACTGGTCTTGGCAGGGCGTTCGCTTGAAAATGTCTTCGTTGATGAGGCGGGACAGCCAGAAGTAGTCGCGGGCTCGTTGGAGCTCGTCGGAGGCTACTAGGCAGGCCTGAACGGCGCGCGAGGCGACCGGGTCCGAGTCGCATTCCATGTTGATTAGCAGATTGCGGATGTTGCAGCGGAACACCTGAAAGACAACATtgctattgtatttattgtttaacaGGACGTAAAGCCAGGAGATTAGAGAGAAACAAAAAATAGGCGCGTGCGCGAGTCTTGCGACGGAGGATTTCGCAGTCGCGCGGGTTTTGATATTTTCCCTCAATATCTCTAAAGTATAATTCCGTTTCTAATTTTGCTTGTTCCCTTCGGCTATATcattagctattttatactaaaattataatgCTATTGTAAGCAGGGTAATGATATACctacaattgaaaataaatgaaaattagacatgaTTTCGTGAAACTGCAACTCTCTTAAAAGTGATATACCACAACGGTTTTTTCCATCTTTCATTAAACCCAAAaacccagaggggctaccgcgaaaaccgaaattcgcaaattgcggggatctttctccttTAATCCAATTATGGCGTaatagtgacagagaaaaatgcccgcaat encodes:
- the LOC134650418 gene encoding uncharacterized protein LOC134650418 — encoded protein: MSQYVKIHYGPYEAFHTTSHKPAKLKGIRDKLRRLGYRVDLNPVEYINYCVFEIMGYQVFRCNIRNLLINMECDSDPVASRAVQACLVASDELQRARDYFWLSRLINEDIFKRTPCQDQWPFDLNIKPYATCLNCVGCCGILTRENADAENKKLLNYNEIKQNLLYDLSNKRVVDNS